In Vibrio bathopelagicus, one DNA window encodes the following:
- a CDS encoding type I secretion system permease/ATPase — protein sequence MVEQKDSWLGCVEWLCEHFNVRSHPSKIVSGLPLDEGRLNESLFPRAIEKSGLTLSHVKKELLTQCQFPVVAVNSATGTPLVVTQGSGDHFQVMDCETNSSQEKSLKDLVTKVESYVWQVGAQALDDARVQSHERSENKSNTRWLWRVVKEVKPWYRDLFIASFLINLLALVVPLFTMNVYDRVVPNQAFNTLWVLAAGVGIVVIFDWVLRSSRSSVTDMAGRYIDNKLSSQLFSKVLGMKLENRPQSVGAFARQLQDFDSVKDFFTSISLVTLVDLPFTLLFLFLIGWLGGAMMFIPVAIMLVLIVLSIAMKGKIEKTFDETARLSTQRQAQLFDCLTTLPDIKQNNAEGITQKRWEQTISSLSQWQTQSRHYSNIVTHSIQSSQQIVTITLIIFGVYQISEGLLSMGGLIAVVMLSGRAASSVNQLSLLMLRFQQTRSAVEGLNQIMELPQEESKHQVIDKGDFDGGVRLDEVTFTYPETQSPVLKDISFEIKPGERVGLIGAAGAGKTTLLSIVARQYLPTTGQAFYQDIDAQLWPTSVLRSGMGWVGQTTNLIFGSVYDNVTLGATNVDEEKLRQALQQSGLNGYMGRLSNGLETPVGEGGRLLSGGQRQAVAIARALYRCPKLLIMDEPTSALDNQAEIQFFNALQSMPRETSMLISSHKSSFLMMCDRVIVLDKGQIVAEGEPKDILSLQKKSVPKGASRFKTVSVVKGGRHE from the coding sequence GCTCAATGAATCCCTTTTTCCAAGAGCTATTGAGAAATCGGGGTTAACTCTGAGCCACGTGAAAAAAGAATTACTGACTCAATGTCAGTTCCCCGTTGTTGCTGTTAATTCTGCGACAGGGACTCCTCTTGTCGTCACTCAAGGTTCCGGTGACCACTTTCAAGTAATGGATTGCGAAACCAATTCCAGCCAAGAAAAATCGTTAAAAGACTTGGTAACTAAAGTGGAATCGTATGTGTGGCAGGTAGGTGCTCAAGCTCTTGATGATGCGCGTGTTCAATCCCATGAACGTAGCGAGAATAAATCCAACACCCGTTGGTTATGGCGTGTCGTCAAAGAAGTGAAACCTTGGTATCGAGACCTGTTTATCGCTTCATTCTTGATCAACTTGCTCGCTCTAGTCGTGCCTCTTTTTACCATGAATGTTTATGACCGTGTGGTGCCAAACCAAGCGTTTAACACGCTTTGGGTTCTGGCGGCAGGCGTTGGTATTGTTGTTATTTTTGATTGGGTATTGAGAAGCTCACGAAGTTCTGTGACTGACATGGCTGGGCGCTATATTGATAACAAGTTGTCTTCTCAACTGTTCTCTAAAGTCCTTGGTATGAAGTTGGAAAACCGACCTCAATCGGTGGGTGCATTTGCCAGACAGCTTCAAGATTTCGATAGCGTGAAAGATTTCTTCACCTCCATCTCTTTAGTCACTTTAGTCGATCTACCATTTACCTTGCTGTTCCTGTTCCTTATAGGTTGGCTCGGTGGTGCAATGATGTTTATCCCAGTCGCAATTATGCTGGTATTGATTGTGCTGAGCATTGCGATGAAAGGTAAAATCGAGAAAACATTCGATGAAACGGCACGTTTGTCGACACAAAGACAAGCACAACTGTTTGATTGCTTAACAACCCTTCCGGATATCAAGCAAAACAATGCTGAGGGTATTACTCAGAAACGTTGGGAACAGACTATATCGTCGCTATCTCAATGGCAGACTCAATCTCGTCATTATTCTAATATCGTGACGCATTCCATTCAGTCGAGTCAGCAGATCGTCACCATCACTCTCATTATCTTTGGCGTGTATCAGATCTCTGAAGGCTTGCTGAGTATGGGGGGCCTGATAGCTGTAGTGATGTTGAGTGGGCGTGCCGCGAGCTCGGTGAATCAACTTTCTCTTCTAATGTTGAGATTCCAGCAAACGCGTTCAGCCGTTGAAGGTCTGAATCAAATTATGGAATTACCTCAAGAAGAGTCTAAACACCAAGTGATAGACAAGGGCGACTTTGATGGTGGGGTAAGATTAGACGAAGTTACGTTCACCTACCCAGAGACTCAAAGCCCAGTATTAAAGGACATTTCATTCGAGATAAAACCCGGTGAGCGGGTTGGCCTTATTGGAGCCGCAGGCGCAGGCAAAACCACACTACTATCGATTGTCGCTCGCCAATATTTGCCAACAACAGGGCAAGCCTTCTACCAAGATATTGATGCACAGTTATGGCCAACTAGCGTGTTGCGCAGTGGCATGGGTTGGGTAGGACAAACTACCAATCTTATCTTCGGAAGTGTTTACGACAACGTCACGCTTGGGGCGACTAACGTTGATGAAGAAAAGCTAAGACAAGCGCTCCAACAGTCGGGTTTGAACGGTTACATGGGACGCTTGAGTAATGGCCTTGAAACACCTGTCGGTGAAGGTGGTCGGTTGCTTTCTGGAGGTCAACGACAAGCCGTGGCTATCGCAAGGGCGCTTTATCGCTGTCCAAAATTACTGATCATGGATGAACCAACCAGCGCACTAGATAATCAAGCTGAGATTCAGTTCTTCAATGCACTACAAAGTATGCCGCGAGAAACTTCAATGCTGATCAGTTCGCATAAATCGTCGTTCTTGATGATGTGCGATCGCGTGATTGTTCTAGACAAAGGCCAGATAGTGGCTGAGGGTGAGCCTAAAGATATCCTCTCTCTACAGAAGAAAAGTGTACCCAAAGGAGCAAGCCGTTTTAAGACGGTTTCAGTGGTGAAGGGAGGTCGTCATGAGTAA